Below is a window of Haloterrigena alkaliphila DNA.
GCAAGCTCACCGCTCGAGACGAGGCGCTCACGGTCGGCCCCACCGAGGACGCCCCGGAGACGGACAACCCCTACGTCTCGTACAACTGCCTGCGCGTCGTCGAGACGCCGACCGGCGAGACGGCCGCGTTCGGGAACGGCTCGCACGTCGATCCGATCGCGGAGAAACTCGAGCTGGGCTACCCGGCCCGCGACGCGCTGGCCGAGAGCCTGCTGGCGCTGGACTACGAGAAGGACGACTACGACACGCCCCGAATCGCGGCGACGATCGGTGCCGACGGCGAGGCGCTGATCGGCACCGTCCGGAAGGACGCCCTGCTCGTCGAAACCGTCGACGAGCCGACGCTGGTCGCGACCTACGAGAAGAACGCTCCCGAGTCGTTCGAGTTCGAGGCCGATACTGCAGACGCGGCCGCGAGCGAGGCGTATGGCCTCGAGTTCGAACACGCCGTCTGCGCGGCCGGCGTCGCGCGCACCGACGACG
It encodes the following:
- a CDS encoding IMP cyclohydrolase yields the protein MYVGRFVVVGPEVGAYRVSSRSFPNRKLTARDEALTVGPTEDAPETDNPYVSYNCLRVVETPTGETAAFGNGSHVDPIAEKLELGYPARDALAESLLALDYEKDDYDTPRIAATIGADGEALIGTVRKDALLVETVDEPTLVATYEKNAPESFEFEADTADAAASEAYGLEFEHAVCAAGVARTDDGFETAIENGD